In one window of Helianthus annuus cultivar XRQ/B chromosome 17, HanXRQr2.0-SUNRISE, whole genome shotgun sequence DNA:
- the LOC110921025 gene encoding ras-related protein RABA1f gives MGGYGGDDDYDYLFKVVLIGDSGVGKTNLLSRFSKNEFSLESKSTIGVEFATRSINVDDKIIKAQIWDTAGQERYRAITSAYYRGAVGALIVYDITRNVTFENVERWLKELRDHTDQNIVIMLVGNKADLRHLRAVQVEDAKTFAERENNFFMETSALESLNVENAFTEVLTQIYHVVSKKALDIGNDPMVPLRGQTINVGGKDEVSEVKKSGCCSS, from the exons ATGGGGGGCTATGGCGGAGACGATGACTACGATTACTTGTTCAAGGTGGTATTGATCGGGGACTCAGGCGTCGGTAAAACCAATCTTTTGTCACGGTTCTCAAAAAACGAATTCAGCCTCGAATCTAAATCCACCATCGGGGTCGAATTCGCCACCCGTAGCATCAATGTTGATGACAAGATTATTAAAGCCCAAATTTGGGACACCGCGGGTCAAGAAAg GTATCGCGCTATAACTAGTGCATACTATCGTGGAGCCGTAGGTGCATTGATCGTATACGATATCACACGTAACGTAACGTTTGAAAACGTTGAAAGATGGCTAAAAGAGCTTCGAGATCACACGGATCAAAACATCGTGATCATGCTTGTGGGGAACAAAGCCGATCTACGGCACTTACGAGCGGTTCAAGTTGAGGATGCAAAGACATTTGCCGAGAGAGAGAACAACTTCTTCATGGAAACATCGGCTCTCGAATCGTTAAACGTCGAGAACGCTTTCACAGAAGTATTGACTCAGATTTATCATGTCGTAAGCAAGAAGGCGCTCGATATCGGTAATGATCCGATGGTTCCACTTAGAGGACAAACCATTAATGTTGGAGGTAAAGATGAAGTATCGGAAGTTAAGAAATCAGGGTGTTGCTCTAGCTAA